The Malus sylvestris chromosome 12, drMalSylv7.2, whole genome shotgun sequence genome contains a region encoding:
- the LOC126594153 gene encoding homeobox protein knotted-1-like 1 produces MEDFHRMNAGVISAGSDDHVNVHQQVENMATSTSSANCGGFHGSGHVVDDHNMLLFATEGLGSDHMSDLIKSQIASHPRFPDLVAAYLECQKVGAPAEMKNLLEEIGRVSHPMSTCSEIGADPELDEFMESYIEVLHRYKEELSKPFDEATTFLTNIQTQLSNLCKGTFSKTWDYHSDEGVGSSEEELSCGEVEAAEGQDTGGARSSGDRELKDMLLNKYSGYLSSLRKEFLKKRKKGKLPKDARSTLSDWWITHYRWPYPTEEEKLQLSEMTGLDQKQINNWFINQRKRHWKPSEDMRFALKEGVGGSIGGPMMLDTGVGTGNIHDDM; encoded by the exons ATGGAGGATTTTCACAGGATGAACGCAGGTGTGATATCTGCAGGCTCAGATGATCATGTGAACGTTCATCAGCAAGTTGAAAATATGGCTACTAGTACTAGCAGCGCCAATTGTGGTGGGTTTCATGGCAGTGGTCATGTGGTGGATGATCATAACATGCTGTTATTTGCGACGGAGGGTTTGGGATCCGATCATATGTCTGATCTGATAAAGTCCCAGATAGCCAGTCATCCTCGTTTCCCTGATTTAGTTGCTGCATACCTTGAATGCCAAAAG gttGGAGCACCAGCGGAGATGAAAAATCTGCTTGAAGAAATTGGAAGGGTAAGCCACCCCATGAGCACTTGCAGTGAGATAGGAGCTGATCCAGAACTTGACGAGTTCATG GAATCATATATTGAGGTTCTCCATAGATACAAGGAGGAGCTATCTAAACCATTCGATGAAGCAACCACATTCTTGACCAACATTCAAACTCAACTTAGCAACCTCTGTAAAGGGACATTCTCAAAAACCTGGGACTATCACTCTG ATGAAGGGGTCGGCAGTTCAGAGGAGGAACTTAGCTGTGGGGAGGTGGAAGCAGCAGAGGGTCAAGACACTGGTGGTGCTCGTTCTAGTGGTGATCGGGAACTGAAAGATATGCTGCTGAATAAGTACAGTGGCTACCTTAGCAGTTTGAGGAAGGAGttcttaaagaaaagaaagaaagggaaacTACCAAAGGATGCCAGGAGTACCCTATCGGACTGGTGGATTACTCACTATAGGTGGCCATATCCTACG GAAGAGGAGAAACTCCAGCTGTCTGAGATGACTGGATTGGACCAAAAGCAGATTAACAACTGGTTCATAAACCAGAGGAAGAGGCATTGGAAACCATCTGAGGACATGAGGTTTGCTCTCAAGGAAGGCGTCGGCGGGAGCATCGGAGGACCTATGATGTTGGACACTGGTGTTGGAACTGGAAATATTCACGATGATATGTGA
- the LOC126594154 gene encoding nicotianamine synthase-like: MCCQGDALVQRVCELYEKISSLESLKPSQDVDMLFTQLVLTCIPPSPIDVSKLCQGVQEIRSNLIRLCGEAEGLLENHFSTILGSYEHPLDHLDIFPYYSNYLKLSKLEFNILSQHFTRVPIKIAFVGSGPLPLTSIVLASNHLTKTSFDNYDINASANSKALGLVSSDPDLSKRMVFHTTDIMDVTTALKDYEIVFLAALVGMDKMEKLKIIDHLAKYMAPGATLMLRSAHGARAFLYPVIDPCDDLRGFEVLSVFHPTDEVINSIVIARKYALPVQHSSPIDSQGLNAGAIILPSKCCELEAFNPLHKHGNMIEELAFEEQLS; encoded by the coding sequence ATGTGTTGCCAGGGAGATGCTTTGGTACAAAGAGTTTGCGAATTGTATGAGAAAATCTCAAGCCTTGAGAGCCTCAAACCCTCCCAAGATGTCGACATGCTCTTTACCCAACTCGTTCTCACATGCATACCACCAAGTCCAATCGATGTTTCCAAGTTATGCCAAGGGGTGCAAGAAATAAGGTCCAACCTTATAAGGCTATGTGGAGAGGCAGAAGGACTTTTGGAGAATCACTTCTCGACAATCCTAGGCTCATATGAACACCCTCTCGACCATCTCGACATTTTCCCTTACTATTCCAATTACCTCAAGCTTAGCAAACTTGAGTTCAACATCCTTAGCCAACACTTCACTCGTGTGCCTATAAAAATTGCCTTTGTGGGTTCTGGCCCTCTTCCCCTTACCTCAATTGTCTTGGCCTCAAATCACCTCACCAAAACCTCTTTCGACAACTATGACATCAATGCTTCGGCCAACTCCAAGGCCCTTGGCTTGGTGTCTTCCGATCCTGACCTATCGAAAAGAATGGTCTTCCACACCACAGATATAATGGATGTCACAACTGCTTTGAAAGACTATGAAATTGTGTTTTTGGCTGCTCTTGTAGGCATGGACAAGATGGAGAAGCTGAAAATTATCGATCACTTGGCAAAATACATGGCTCCAGGagcaactttgatgctaagaaGTGCACACGGTGCGAGGGCTTTTCTATATCCAGTGATTGATCCTTGTGATGATCTTAGAGGGTTTGAGGTTCTCTCTGTGTTTCATCCCACCGATGAAGTCATTAACTCAATTGTCATCGCGCGTAAGTATGCATTGCCTGTTCAGCACTCATCACCAATTGATTCTCAGGGTCTTAATGCTGGTGCCATTATACTTCCCAGCAAGTGTTGTGAGCTTGAAGCCTTCAATCCCCTCCATAAACATGGCAACATGATTGAGGAGTTGGCCTTTGAGGAGCAGCTTTCTTAA
- the LOC126594155 gene encoding uncharacterized protein LOC126594155 translates to MDFQKKRIQLLLFIVGIIVLSITAEKCRQLLGEERASQSGKFTVFDCFDLSSGTLACAVKEGVKLYVNNIRAAHVETIRHKAIESELSDALSQGISAKDAAKQAQEVGAKAAKLATRKAKRIIGPIISSGWDFFEAIYYGGTITEGTFRGTGTLFGAYGGGFVGEQRLGRFGYLVGSQLGSWAGGRIGLMVYDVIDGVNYLLQFGLPENSEVRETSAYESSEGSDDSNVEVPTYENPEAAEAYETYERSEAYEHSELR, encoded by the coding sequence CTGAAAAATGTCGGCAACTGCTTGGGGAAGAGCGTGCATCTCAGAGTGGGAAGTTTACAGTCTTTGACTGCTTTGATTTGAGTTCCGGAACACTAGCTTGTGCTGTGAAAGAGGGAGTGAAGCTGTATGTTAACAACATCAGAGCTGCTCACGTTGAGACGATAAGGCATAAAGCGATTGAAAGTGAATTGTCTGATGCATTGTCGCAGGGGATATCTGCTAAAGATGCAGCCAAACAAGCACAGGAAGTAGGAGCAAAGGCAGCGAAGCTGGCAACTCGGAAAGCCAAGCGGATAATAGGTCCTATCATCTCGTCCGGATGGGACTTCTTTGAAGCCATATACTATGGTGGTACAATTACAGAAGGGACCTTCAGGGGCACGGGAACCTTGTTTGGCGCCTATGGAGGAGGCTTTGTAGGAGAGCAAAGGCTTGGGAGATTTGGTTACCTTGTGGGAAGTCAATTGGGCAGTTGGGCAGGAGGTAGGATTGGATTGATGGTATATGATGTGATTGATGGAGTGAACTACTTGCTCCAATTTGGTCTACCCGAAAACAGTGAAGTTCGTGAAACTTCCGCTTATGAAAGTTCTGAAGGTTCTGATGACTCTAATGTTGAAGTCCCCACATATGAGAACCCTGAAGCAGCTGAAGCCTATGAAACCTACGAGAGGTCCGAAGCATATGAACATTCTGAACTGAGGtga